A single genomic interval of Oncorhynchus mykiss isolate Arlee chromosome 13, USDA_OmykA_1.1, whole genome shotgun sequence harbors:
- the LOC118938182 gene encoding rho GTPase-activating protein 19-like produces MAADKESNKNTQNRRGTVCNVVISQDAGGSWGGSGVGARPPVIFNPDFFVEKLRHERPEVFQELVLSNISRLIDLPGAEFSLLLGDEAGPKTPTGAGGGFFRSFNFLKRKDKEVVFGTPLTEGGIAQIYQLIEYLSKNLQVEGLFRVPGNSVRQQALKEQLNSGADIDLEAGGFHPNDVATLLKTFLGELPEPLLTHQHFHAHLKIADMTLFDEKGNKTSVPDKERQIEALQLLFLLLPQANRSLLKLILDLLYHTAKQQDKNKMSAFNLALMFAPHVVWPRDMVASDLQENLKKLNNGMAFLIKHSQKLFKAPMYMREHARMHFAGSKTLQTKDDMDLLSVTGFLAPVPWKRCCADPSQYLSPSSSSQGQQHHTEESLKELFRHVHDNMPNSAKKKKLLRQLAKQTTPGLAPGTPINNYQPPPAQSKKHPRSRSFGGFIKRRHKGDQQALERRGRQISPEMVAAAMGRLGKENVILQSVNSPVTVNNSTPVRVKASDSMALNRERGLKLSKDSPSISRMCFSPSLETSM; encoded by the exons ATGGCAGCGGATAAAGAGTCCAATAAAAATACACAAAACAGAag GGGTACGGTGTGTAACGTGGTGATCAGCCAGGATGCAGGGGGATCTTGGGGCGGCAGTGGGGTTGGTGCCCGCCCGCCCGTCATCTTCAACCCAGACTTCTTTGTGGAGAAGCTACGTCACGAGAGACCTGAGGTGTTTCAAGAGCTGGTGCTTagcaacatcagccgcctcatcGACCTTCCCGGTGCTGAGTTCTCTCTGCTGTTAGGGGACGAGGCAGGGCCCAAGACACCCACAGGGGCCGGAGGGGGATTCTTCCGCTCCTTCAACTTCCTCAAACGTAAAG ATAAGGAAGTGGTGTTCGGGACTCCTCTGACAGAGGGAGGCATCGCCCAGATTTACCAGCTCATCGAATACCTCAGCAAGA ACCTGCAGGTAGAGGGTCTGTTCAGGGTGCCAGGTAACAGTGTGCGGCAGCAGGCCCTGAAGGAGCAGCTGAACAGTGGTGCAGACATCGACCTGGAGGCAGGGGGCTTCCACCCCAACGACGTGGCCACCCTCCTCAAGACCTTCCTGGGAGAGCtacctgaacccctcctcacgcACCAACACTTCCATGCTCACCTCAAAATAGCAG ACATGACTCTCTTTGATGAGAAAGGCAACAAGACATCAGTACCTGATAAGGAGCGTCAGATTGAGGCCTTACAGCTCCTCTTCCTGCTGCTGCCCCAGGCCAACCGCAGCCTCCTCAAACTGATCCTGGACCTGCTCTACCACACCGCCAAGCAGCAGGACAAGAACAAAATGTCCGCCTTCAACCTCGCCCTCATGTTTGCCCCCCACGTCGTGTGGCCCAGAGAT ATGGTGGCCAGTGACCTCCAGGAGAATCTGAAGAAGCTTAACAACGGCATGGCCTTCCTCATCAAACACTCCCAGAAACTATTCAAG GCTCCTATGTACATGAGGGAGCATGCCAGAATGCACTTCGCAGGATCTAAGACCCTGCAGACCAAG GATGATATGGACCTGTTATCTGTGACTGGTTTCCTTGCCCCTGTTCCCTGGAAGAGGTGTTGTGCTGACCCGTCTCAGTACCTGTCCCCCTCCTCGTCGTCCCAGGGCCAGCAGCACCACACAGAGGAGTCCCTGAAGGAGCTGTTCAGACACGTCCATGACAACATGCCCAACTCTGCCAAGAAGAAGAAACTCCTACGACAG cTTGCTAAACAGACCACCCCCGGCCTGGCCCCAGGGACACCCATCAACAACTATCAGCCCCCCCCGGCCCAGAGCAAGAAACACCCCCGCTCCCGCTCCTTCGGTGGATTCATCAag AGGAGACATAAGGGGGACCAACAGGCGTTGGAGAGGAGGGGCAGACAGATCTCCCCGGAGATGGTTGCTGCGGCGATGGGACGGCTGGGAAAGGAGAACGTCATCCTGCAGTCG GTGAACAGTCCGGTGACAGTGAATAATAGTACTCCAGTCAGGGTCAAGGCCTCTGACAGCATGGCCCTCAATAGAGAGAGGGGACTCAAATTATCAAAG gactctccatccatctccagaatgtgtttctctccctccctagaaACGTCCATGTAG